Proteins from a single region of Apostichopus japonicus isolate 1M-3 chromosome 21, ASM3797524v1, whole genome shotgun sequence:
- the LOC139963249 gene encoding natterin-3-like codes for MEPLIASLLLVAFCGLVCGQDYWIQEDHGSMPDYPFRGGSEPGKSLYICQSNFHGETCVGKIGYGYGSCRVPWGDKENSDYYYSVLVAPPWALYTFQWKTGYDKGNVPSGAVRVDSGIYVGRHKRDGYYIPGKVVSKHKALFYGYNGKEYDVRKNYDVLVKVPRGVKKYELYDVTYDLANAVETMPGDYKAVGAKQRVTNNSPFRAETEVTLHYESTVSRSWSEVEEFEVVRGRSTKVTAGIPSVIGGTAEWGVTKTHTYTYSYGETATHTVNGSHTVRVKLPPKSEVVVYMVAKQAEVDVPFEGNLRIFFDDGVQRVVQIHGVYADMHMASFESRIDEETSSEEE; via the exons ATGGAGCCTCTCATTGCGTCGTTATTGCTGGTAGCATTTTGCGGATTAGTCTGTGGTCAAG ACTATTGGATTCAAGAAGACCATGGAAGCATGCCTGATTATCCATTTAGAGGAGGTTCCGAACCTGGTAAATCGCTTTATATCTGCCAATCAAATTTCCATGGGGAAACTTGCGTTGGCAAGATAGGGTACGGTTATGGAAGCTGCAGGGTACCGTGGGGAGACAAAGAAAACAGCGATTACTATTACTCGGTCCTCGTTGCACCCCCATGGGCACTCTACACTTTCCAATGGAAAACTGGCTACGACAAAGGAAATGTTCCATCCGGAGCTGTACGCGTCGACAGCGGAATATACGTTGGACGCCACAAAAGGGATGGCTATTACATACCTGGTAAGGTTGTCTCGAAGCACAAAGCTTTATTTTATGGTTACAATGGGAAAGAGTATGACGTGAGAAAGAACTATGACGTATTAGTAAAAGTACCTCGTGGCGTGAAAAAATATGAACTATACGACGTTACATACGATTTAGCTAATGCCGTAGAAACCATGCCGGGAGACTACAAGGCGGTTGGGGCCAAACAGCGAGTGACCAATAACAGCCCATTCAGAGCCGAAACGGAGGTAACCCTACACTACGAGAGTACGGTTTCACGTTCGTGGTCTGAAGTAGAGGAGTTCGAGGTTGTCCGTGGCAGGAGCACGAAAGTTACTGCGGGTATACCGAGTGTAATAGGAGGGACGGCGGAATGGGGCGTGACCAAAACTCAtacttatacatattcatacggCGAGACTGCCACTCATACAGTGAACGGCTCACACACAGTCAGAGTGAAACTGCCTCCGAAATCTGAGGTTGTCGTCTATATGGTTGCAAAGCAAGCTGAAGTCGATGTACCATTTGAGGGAAACTTGAGGATCTTTTTCGATGACGGAGTGCAACGTGTTGTTCAAATCCATGGTGTATATGCTGACATGCACATGGCGTCATTTGAGTCACGCATTGACGAAGAAACCTCTTCTGAAGAGGAGTAA
- the LOC139963245 gene encoding beta-1,3-galactosyltransferase 5-like, producing MMVLKRKWMILLIFIGALMVTSYFTFLRHLSSKVDPVDRGSSQFYVTNVTNTRVNNSKGLQKVEQTIYPSGNDGNESSPKIPSKLNQSIPYFPFAPAMKANNTHNFGIIHRPADFRFDNQDGLYLLVLMLSRASNIMQRKAQRESCLSMKVVRGRNVRSVFLLGKPQEEKLLADIKAEQEQYQDILMEDFDETYNNLTLKVLMGMKWADEYYSNASWVMKVDDDVYVDLSNAVRLLEGLNTTVKLMIGLLYHNAVPFRNTNSKWFVSKEQYIAPVYPDYMCGLGYIMSGDLPRLFYEESMSLPYFFLEDVFIGILAKRIGVTMHPSWKFIFNDGKYDRSSISQAVAVHLSKPDLVTSFYKLQMQGD from the coding sequence ATGatggttttgaaaagaaaatggatGATTCTGCTTATATTTATCGGCGCTTTGATGGTAACTTCCTATTTTACCTTTCTTCGACATCTTTCGAGTAAAGTAGATCCTGTCGATCGCGGATCATCTCAATTCTACGTTACGAACGTGACCAATACCAGGGTAAACAACAGCAAAGGTTTACAAAAGGTTGAACAAACAATATATCCTTCTGGCAACGATGGAAATGAGAGCAGCCCGAAAATACCTTCCAAATTGAATCAAAGTATCCCTTATTTTCCATTTGCACCAGCAATGAAAGCCAACAACACACACAACTTTGGAATAATACACAGACCTGCTGATTTTCGTTTTGACAATCAAGATGGACTATATCTTCTGGTTTTAATGTTATCGAGAGCGTCTAATATAATGCAAAGAAAAGCACAACGAGAATCGTGTCTAAGTATGAAAGTAGTAAGAGGAAGAAATGTTCGCAGCGTTTTCCTTCTGGGAAAACCGCAAGAAGAGAAATTATTAGCAGATATCAAAGCAGAACAGGAACAATATCAAGATATTTTAATGGAGGATTTCGACGAAACTTACAATAACTTGACTTTAAAAGTTTTAATGGGAATGAAATGGGCTGATGAATATTACAGCAATGCATCATGGGTAATGAAGGTCGATGATGACGTATATGTGGATCTAAGTAATGCGGTTAGGCTTCTAGAAGGATTAAACACCACAGTGAAGTTAATGATCGGACTGCTATACCACAACGCAGTGCCATTCCGTAACACCAACAGCAAATGGTTCGTCTCGAAAGAGCAATATATCGCCCCCGTATACCCCGATTATATGTGTGGTTTAGGTTATATCATGTCAGGCGATCTACCGCGATTGTTTTATGAGGAATCCATGTCTTTGCCATATTTTTTCCTTGAGGACGTTTTCATTGGTATATTAGCTAAACGTATCGGTGTGACCATGCACCCCAGCTGGAAATTCATATTCAATGATGGAAAATATGATAGATCTTCAATATCGCAAGCGGTGGCCGTTCATCTTTCAAAGCCTGATCTAGTGACTTCATTTTACAAATTGCAAATGCAAGGAGACTAA